In Pongo abelii isolate AG06213 chromosome X, NHGRI_mPonAbe1-v2.0_pri, whole genome shotgun sequence, one DNA window encodes the following:
- the RNF113A gene encoding E3 ubiquitin-protein ligase RNF113A produces the protein MAEQLSPGKAADQVCTFLFKKPGRKGAAGRRKRPACDPEPGESGSSSDEGCTVVRPEKKRVTHNPMIQKTRDSGKQKAAYGDFSSEEEEENEPESLGVVYKSTRSAKPVGPEDMGATAVYELDTEKERDAQAIFERSQKIQEELRGKEDDKIYRGINNYQKYMKPKDTSMGNASSGMVRKGPIRAPEHLRATVRWDYQPDICKDYKETGFCGFGDSCKFLHDRSDYKHGWQIERELDEGRYGVYEDENYEVGSDDEEIPFKCFICRQSFQNPVVTKCRHYFCESCALQHFRTTPRCYVCDQQTNGVFNPAKELIAKLEKHRATGQGGASDLPEDPDEDAIPIT, from the coding sequence ATGGCAGAGCAGCTTTCTCCAGGAAAGGCGGCGGATCAGGTGTGCACCTTCCTTTTCAAAAAGCCTGGGCGGAAAGGGGCTGCTGGACGCAGAAAGCGCCCGGCCTGCGACCCAGAGCCCGGAGAAAGCGGCAGCAGTAGCGACGAAGGCTGCACTGTGGTTCGACCGGAAAAGAAGCGGGTGACCCACAATCCAATGATACAGAAGACCCGTGACAGTGGTAAACAGAAAGCGGCTTACGGCGACTTCAGCAgcgaagaggaagaggaaaatgagCCCGAGAGTCTCGGCGTGGTTTATAAATCCACCCGCTCGGCGAAACCCGTGGGACCAGAGGATATGGGAGCGACAGCTGTCTATGAGCTGGACACAGAGAAAGAGCGCGATGCACAAGCCATCTTTGAGCGCAGCCAGAAGATCCAGGAGGAGCTGAGGGGCAAGGAGGATGACAAGATCTATCGGGGAATCAACAATTATCAGAAATACATGAAGCCCAAGGATACGTCTATGGGCAATGCCTCTTCCGGGATGGTGAGGAAGGGCCCCATCCGAGCGCCCGAGCATCTACGTGCCACCGTGCGCTGGGATTACCAGCCCGACATCTGTAAGGACTACAAAGAGACTGGCTTCTGCGGCTTCGGAGACAGCTGCAAATTCCTCCATGACCGTTCAGATTACAAGCATGGGTGGCAGATCGAACGTGAGCTTGATGAGGGTCGCTATGGTGTCTATGAGGATGAAAACTATGAAGTGGGAAGCGATGATGAGGAAATACCATTCAAGTGTTTCATCTGTCGCCAGAGCTTCCAAAACCCAGTTGTCACCAAGTGCAGGCATTATTTCTGCGAGAGCTGTGCACTACAGCATTTCCGCACCACCCCGCGCTGCTATGTCTGTGACCAGCAGACCAATGGCGTCTTCAATCCAGCGAAAGAATTGATTGCTAAACTAGAGAAGCATCGAGCTACAGGACAGGGTGGTGCTTCCGACTTGCCAGAAGACCCCGATGAGGATGCAATTCCCATTACTTAG
- the NDUFA1 gene encoding NADH dehydrogenase [ubiquinone] 1 alpha subcomplex subunit 1, which translates to MWFEILPGLSVMGVCLLIPGLATAYIHKFTHGGKEKRVAYFGYHWNLMERDRRISGVDRYCVSKGLENID; encoded by the exons ATGTGGTTCGAGATTCTCCCCGGACTCTCCGTCATGGGCGTGTGCTTGTTGATTCCAGGACTGGCTACTGCGTACATCCACAAGTTCACTCACGGGGGCAAG gaaaaaaggGTTGCTTATTTTGGGTATCACTGGAATCTGATGGAAAGAGATAGGCGCATCTCTGGAGTTGATCGTTACTGTGTGTCAAAG GGTTTGGAGAACATTGATTAA